A section of the Hevea brasiliensis isolate MT/VB/25A 57/8 chromosome 17, ASM3005281v1, whole genome shotgun sequence genome encodes:
- the LOC110641245 gene encoding uncharacterized protein LOC110641245: MLQFLHTYKNLISQISLSISLTLLLIFLKIPILFLQGLHTYIHPDNLAQQNGVKAAIRRPSSTSDSPSGLDGYQNLSSKTSTDFKRRNKSKEKFEFDENNAQIFRLKLDEAHLQSRLYFHDYWYSFICSSVALSCLLLYKYLDVVEHDGIFAIGSLIPLILGFAGLSKLFLSLARASLEKSASKRSDKQLSALLGILAFLFGLMICSGVFHSVFDFDFGSVDGYGRVFVAFLMGCLAGFMYMPAAKNARAFWLGTDQLRSNMAMISCGWFARIILYANYLLSFFTALLWINPLGDFLISKTIVYSKRTYSNSSSSAGDANKLVGNVGFTQSEFSKFRLWCLLLSGLVQIVALRPNLQMYLNEALLSWYQRLHASKVPDLDFSRAKVFLHNHYLCLVVLQFLAPPTLALLFLGLSQIGIPFKNLQLLCSLLPCTAFVKEVTLLMAWWVIFLWAVFTSASLFLYRRGILYVS, translated from the coding sequence ATGTTGCAATTCCTTCATACTTACAAGAATCTAATCAGCCAAATCTCACTCTCTATTTCCCTTACTCTCCTCCTCATTTTCCTCAAGATTCCCATTTTATTCCTTCAAGGCCTCCACACTTACATCCACCCTGATAATCTTGCCCAACAAAATGGTGTCAAAGCCGCTATTCGAAGACCCTCCTCCACATCAGATTCACCTTCTGGCCTTGACGGCTATCAGAATTTGTCATCCAAGACTAGTACCGACTTTAAAAGGAGAAATAAATCCAAGGAAAAGTTCGAGTTCGATGAGAACAATGCCCAGATCTTTAGGTTGAAGCTCGATGAAGCTCATCTTCAATCTCGCCTCTACTTCCACGATTACTGGTATTCCTTTATTTGCTCATCAGTTGCACTTTCTTGCTTGTTGCTTTATAAGTATTTGGATGTGGTTGAACATGATGGGATCTTTGCAATTGGATCTTTAATTCCACTGATTTTAGGATTTGCTGGCTTATCCAAATTATTTTTATCGTTAGCAAGAGCCTCGTTAGAGAAATCTGCCTCGAAGAGGTCGGACAAACAATTGAGTGCGCTTTTGGGGATTCTGGCCTTCCTTTTTGGGCTTATGATTTGTTCAGGAGTTTTTCATTCGGTTTTTGACTTCGATTTTGGTTCAGTTGACGGCTATGGAAGGGTTTTTGTTGCATTTTTAATGGGATGCCTTGCTGGGTTTATGTACATGCCAGCGGCCAAGAATGCACGGGCATTTTGGCTTGGAACAGATCAGCTTAGGTCTAATATGGCTATGATTTCCTGTGGATGGTTTGCTAGGATCATCCTATATGCCAATTATTTGTTGTCTTTTTTCACAGCATTGCTTTGGATTAATCCATTAGGTGATTTTCTTATCAGCAAAACCATTGTTTATAGTAAaagaacatattcaaattcaagcAGCAGTGCTGGAGATGCTAACAAGTTAGTTGGGAATGTCGGTTTTACGCAATCAGAGTTTTCAAAGTTTAGGCTTTGGTGCTTGTTACTTTCGGGGCTTGTCCAGATTGTGGCTTTACGGCCAAACTTgcaaatgtatttgaatgaagcATTGTTGTCTTGGTACCAGCGGTTGCACGCCAGCAAGGTTCCAGATTTGGATTTCAGCAGAGCTAAGGTTTTTTTGCACAACCACTACTTATGTCTTGTAGTTTTGCAGTTTTTAGCACCACCAACTCTAGCACTTCTCTTCCTTGGTCTATCTCAGATTGGTATCCCATTTAAGAATTTACAATTGTTATGCAGTTTACTTCCTTGTACTGCTTTTGTGAAAGAAGTGACTTTGCTTATGGCCTGGTGGGTTATCTTTCTTTGGGCAGTTTTTACTTCAGCTAGTCTATTCTTGTACCGTCGTGGCATTTTGTATGTTTCTTGA
- the LOC110641280 gene encoding E3 ubiquitin-protein ligase XBAT33, protein MGNSFGCSASGERLVSAARDGDLVEAKMLLDCNPCLAKYSTFGGLNSPLHFAAAKGHNEIVALLLENGADVNSRNYCGQTALMQACRYGHWEVVQTLLLFRCNVTRADYLSGRTALHFAAVNGHARCIRLVVADFVPSAPFEAMHSQTEADTGDASSMKNKFDQSALSKFVNKAADGGITALHMAALNGYFDCVQLLLDIHANVSAVTFHYGTTMDLIGAGSTPLHYAACGGNLKSCQILLARGAGRMTLNCNGWLPVDVARMWGRHWLEPLLAPNSDSTIPRFPHSNYLSLPLLSVLNIAREYGMQCLTSSSDDPDICAVCLERACNIAAEGCGHELCVRCALYLCSTSNIPSEMVGPPGSIPCPLCRHSIVSFVKLPGSPAKEMKLPLSLGLCTPCMLHSRDTDGQSPACVPEIRKNRVASVSSDFICPVTCSPFPSVAIPLCTCNDGPCPSFEPGTVENQDEYPRRSQTSSVDQDKIEGPRLEKTTCSGIVFWGRRSCSREHQCNSEINA, encoded by the exons atggGAAATTCATTTGGTTGCTCTGCCTCCGGCGAAAGATTAGTATCTGCGGCCAGAGATGGTGATTTGGTCGAGGCTAAAATGCTTTTGGATTGCAATCCTTGTCTTGCCAAGTACTCTACTTTTGGTGGCCTCAATTCTCCTCTCCATTTCGCCGCCGCTAAAGGCCACAACGAG ATTGTTGCTTTGTTGCTTGAGAATGGAGCTGACGTGAATTCAAGGAATTACTGCGGCCAG ACGGCATTAATGCAAGCTTGTCGGTATGGACACTGGGAAGTTGTACAGACTCTTCTTCTCTTTAGATGCAAT GTTACACGAGCGGATTACCTCAGCGGAAGGACTGCTCTGCATTTTGCAGCTGTAAATGGCCATGCAAGATGTATAAGACTAGTTGTTGCTGACTTTGTTCCTAGCGCTCCTTTTGAAGCTATGCATTCTCAGACAGAAGCTGACACTGGGGATGCTTCCAGCATGAAGAACAAATTTGACCAGAG TGCGTTGTCCAAGTTTGTCAATAAGGCAGCTGATGGTGGTATCACTGCTCTTCACATGGCTGCATTGAATGGATATTTTGATTGTGTGCAGCTTTTACTTGATATTCATGCAAATGTGTCAGCCGTGACATTTCATTATGGAACAACAATGGATTTGATAG GAGCTGGAAGCACTCCTTTGCACTATGCTGCTTGTGGGGGAAATTTGAAGTCTTGTCAG ATCCTTCTTGCAAGAGGTGCTGGTAGGATGACATTAAACTGCAATGG GTGGCTGCCTGTTGATGTTGCCAGGATGTGGGGGCGTCATTGGCTTGAACCATTGTTGGCACCAAATTCTGATTCCACCATACCAAGATTTCCTCACTCTAATTACTTGTCCTTGCCTCTTTTGAGCGTACTTAACATAGCAAG AGAGTATGGGATGCAGTGTTTGACGTCCTCCTCTGATGACCCTGATATTTGTGCTGTTTGCCTAGAGAGAGCATGTAATATAGCTGCTGAAG GTTGCGGGCATGAGCTTTGCGTAAGATGTGCTCTGTATCTTTGCTCAACAAGCAACATTCCTTCTGAAATGGTGGGCCCACCTGGCTCCATTCCATGTCCTCTTTGCAGGCATAGCATTGTATCTTTTGTTAAATTGCCTGGTTCCCCAGCAAAAGAAATGAAACTTCCTTTGTCCCTTGGCCTCTGTACCCCATGCATGCTTCACTCTCGTGATACAGATGGGCAATCTCCAGCATGTGTGCCAGAGATCCGAAAGAATCGCGTGGCATCAGTTTCTTCTGATTTTATCTGTCCGGTTACTTGTAGTCCATTTCCTTCTGTTGCAATCCCTTTATGCACCTGCAATGATGGCCCGTGTCCATCTTTTGAACCTGGAACTGTAGAAAATCAAGATGAATACCCTCGTCGTTCACAAACATCATCTGTAGATCAGGATAAAATTGAAGGGCCGAGACTAGAGAAAACAACCTGTTCAGGGATTGTGTTTTGGGGCAGAAGAAGTTGCAGCAGAGAGCATCAGTGCAATTCAGAAATAAATGCATGA
- the LOC110641253 gene encoding heat stress transcription factor B-2b: MAPTPREQNGEATAGESQRSLPTPFLTKTYQLVDDQTIDDVISWNDDGSTFIVWNPTVFARDLLPKYFKHNNFSSFVRQLNTYGFRKVVPDRWEFSNDCFRRGEKNLLCDIQRRKISTQTGGTATQPTPVAVAAAIPTAKPIISPSNSGDEQVISTNSSPSRVAHVSGPTTELLDENERLRKENVQLSKELTEIKNLCNNIFSMVSNYASTQSEVGLHPSEGGRFPAVKPLDFLSVKQFGGEEEDTSARLFGVAIGAKRGREGEGIAADNDTQLQLQLQQPGANPVKAEPLDCQNSAMNGDDESRLTVD, from the exons ATGGCGCCTACGCCGAGGGAGCAGAACGGAGAGGCGACTGCCGGGGAATCACAGAGATCTTTGCCGACTCCTTTTTTGACGAAGACTTACCAACTCGTGGATGATCAAACAATAGACGATGTGATTTCCTGGAACGATGACGGATCTACCTTCATCGTTTGGAACCCTACGGTTTTTGCTAGAGATTTGcttcccaagtacttcaagcacAACAACTTTTCGAGCTTTGTTCGCCAATTAAATACTTAT GGATTTAGAAAGGTGGTACCTGATCGATGGGAATTTTCTAACGACTGTTTCCGCAGAGGCGAGAAAAATCTATTATGTGATATACAGAGAAGGAAAATTTCAACTCAAACGGGAGGGACAGCGACACAGCCAACGCCGGTGGCTGTCGCCGCGGCAATTCCAACGGCGAAACCTATAATATCTCCGTCGAATTCCGGTGATGAACAAGTGATTTCAACGAACTCGTCACCATCAAGAGTAGCTCATGTGAGCGGACCAACCACAGAGCTTTTGGACGAGAATGAGAGATTGAGGAAAGAGAACGTGCAGCTCTCAAAAGAATTGACGGAAATAAAGAATCTTTGTAACAATATTTTTAGTATGGTGTCGAATTACGCGAGTACTCAATCAGAAGTTGGTTTGCATCCGTCGGAAGGTGGGCGTTTTCCGGCGGTCAAGCCGCTGGATTTTCTTTCGGTAAAGCAATTTGGCGGTGAAGAGGAAGACACGAGTGCAAGGCTTTTTGGTGTGGCGATTGGTGCTAAGAGAGGGAGGGAAGGGGAAGGCATAGCGGCGGATAATGATACGCAGTTGCAGTTGCAGCTGCAGCAACCGGGAGCTAATCCAGTGAAGGCTGAGCCGCTTGATTGTCAGAATAGCGCTATGAACGGTGATGATGAATCAAGACTAACAGTGGATTGA
- the LOC110641297 gene encoding protein ROOT PRIMORDIUM DEFECTIVE 1, whose translation MLFFISFNLLKLNTKTLETIQSTLYKLIFTKSMSQCTSIPRKQQRVRDHGYDNYMEIEKKTRKVLKFQSLILSQINQTMPISRLDNLARRLGFKQYEAGAFVLKFPHVFEVYEHPVQRILYCRLSRKALLQIQQEKEALIAQIPDAVTRLRKLIMMSSTGRLRLEHIRIARSEFGLPDDFEYSVVLKNPRYFRLIDAEETRNKYIEIVDRDPKLAVCAIEKAREREYREKGMDAEDIRFSFIINFPPGFKMGKYYRIAVWKWQRTPYWSPYEDISGYDLRSIEAQKRLEKRAVATIHELLSMTVEKKITLERIAHFTMAMNLPKKLKEFCLQHQGIFYVSTRGNHGKLHTVFLREAYRKGELVEPNDLYLARRKLGELVLMSPRKAKVDIELVSYKRNSEGDEMERLGRDYMENNFEASKDKQDGEYKDDLNADLGSDVGSDFTDEDDDDNVVDTVNAEDAHVTKRLR comes from the coding sequence AtgctctttttcatttctttcaaTCTCCTCAAACTCAATACCAAAACCCTAGAAACTATCCAATCCACCCTCTACAAGCTCATCTTCACCAAATCAATGTCCCAATGCACCTCCATTCCCAGAAAGCAGCAGCGAGTGCGCGACCATGGCTACGACAATTACATGGAAATCGAGAAGAAAACCCGCAAGGTTCTCAAGTTCCAGTCCCTAATTCTCTCCCAAATCAACCAAACTATGCCAATCTCTCGCCTTGACAACCTCGCTCGCCGCCTCGGCTTTAAACAGTACGAGGCCGGCGCTTTTGTATTGAAATTCCCCCACGTCTTCGAAGTCTATGAGCACCCTGTTCAACGCATCCTCTATTGTCGTTTATCCCGCAAAGCCCTTCTTCAAATTCAACAAGAAAAGGAAGCCTTGATTGCCCAGATACCCGATGCTGTCACCCGCTTAAGGAAACTGATAATGATGTCGAGCACTGGTCGGCTGCGATTGGAACATATACGGATTGCCAGGTCTGAATTTGGGCTGCCTGATGATTTTGAGTACTCTGTTGTTCTTAAAAACCCACGGTATTTTAGACTAATAGATGCGGAAGAAACGAGGAATAAGTACATTGAGATTGTTGACAGAGACCCCAAATTAGCTGTTTGCGCGATAGAGAAAGCTAGGGAGAGAGAGTATAGGGAGAAAGGGATGGATGCTGAAGATATTAGGTTTTCGTTTATCATCAATTTTCCACCTGGTTTTAAGATGGGAAAGTATTACAGGATTGCAGTGTGGAAATGGCAAAGGACACCTTATTGGTCACCTTATGAGGATATTTCTGGATATGATCTGAGGTCAATTGAGGCTCAGAAGAGATTGGAGAAGAGAGCAGTGGCAACTATTCATGAATTGTTGTCAATGACGGTGGAGAAGAAAATCACACTGGAGAGGATAGCACATTTTACAATGGCTATGAATTTACCTAAGAAGTTGAAGGAGTTTTGCCTTCAGCATCAGGGGATATTCTATGTTTCAACAAGAGGGAATCATGGTAAGCTGCACACGGTGTTTCTTAGGGAGGCCTATAGGAAGGGGGAATTGGTAGAGCCAAATGATTTGTATCTGGCAAGGAGGAAATTGGGTGAGTTGGTGTTGATGAGTCCAAGGAAGGCAAAAGTGGATATAGAATTGGTTAGCTATAAGCGGAATAGTGAAGGTGATGAAATGGAGCGACTTGGAAGAGACTACATGGAAAATAATTTTGAGGCTAGCAAGGATAAGCAAGATGGAGAGTATAAGGATGATTTGAATGCGGACTTGGGTAGCGATGTTGGCTCTGATTTTACAGATGAGGATGATGATGATAATGTTGTTGACACTGTCAATGCAGAGGATGCTCATGTAACAAAGCGACTAAGATAA
- the LOC110641269 gene encoding CEN-like protein 1, which produces MSRIMEPLAVGRVVGDVVDIFTPSVRMVVTYNSNKQVANGYEFMPSVIAARPRVEIGGEDLRTSYTLIMTDPDAPSPSDPYLREHLHWMVTDIPGTTDASFGREVLSYETPKPVVGIHRYVFILFKQRGRQTVRPQASRDNFNTRRFSEENGLGLPAAAVYFNAQRETAARRR; this is translated from the exons ATGTCAAGGATCATGGAGCCACTTGCTGTAGGGAGAGTTGTAGGAGATGTGGTGGACATATTCACCCCGAGCGTGAGAATGGTTGTCACTTATAATTCCAACAAGCAAGTTGCTAATGGCTATGAGTTCATGCCTTCAGTCATTGCAGCTAGACCTAGAGTCGAGATTGGTGGCGAGGACTTGAGGACTTCTTATACTCTC ATCATGACGGACCCTGATGCTCCAAGCCCAAGTGACCCGTACCTAAGAGAGCATCTCCACTG GATGGTCACTGACATTCCTGGTACAACTGATGCTTCCTTCG GAAGAGAAGTTTTGAGCTATGAGACTCCAAAACCGGTGGTTGGCATCCATCGATACGTGTTCATCCTGTTTAAGCAGAGGGGAAGGCAAACGGTGAGGCCACAAGCTTCAAGAGACAATTTCAACACCAGGAGGTTCTCAGAAGAGAACGGATTGGGCCTGCCGGCGGCTGCAGTGTACTTCAATGCTCAGAGAGAAACTGCTGCAAGAAGAAGATGA